The sequence below is a genomic window from Lolium perenne isolate Kyuss_39 chromosome 4, Kyuss_2.0, whole genome shotgun sequence.
TCGTAGGGATTACCAGAGTGCTGATGCACTTCAAAGTAGAATTACTGAGGCTGGATACAAGTATTAAAGCTGAACCATTCCTGATTTTCGTTCTTAATATCATAATTCATAAATGAATTCAACAGGGTTGTTTCATATTTAGATTCACTTACATTGGATTCCACAAGTCCTAAAAGTACTACATTTCTTCCTTTTAACTAAGATACATTCTAAATTCACTTTGTCTGTTCACACTGGTACTAGAATCTAGAATGGGTTTACTTCATCATCTTAAGATTTTTCTGTTATGGAACAGTGCAGATACCTGTTATAGTACCACTAGAAAAATAGTGCAGACTAATAATAAATTGTGCACTGACAATTAACAGAATTAAGAGTAACACATAATAGAATAATATGTAGAAAAACCTTCCTGTGACTAATTGGCAGTTTTGTACTTATCTAGTAATCCGAAACATGGCAGGGGGGAGGGGGGATTTTTAAGCAGCTGTATGAGATCATGATGGCTACCGATGTACCGTTGTGTCAGTTCTATTTGGCTCTTGTTTTTATCATATCACATGAAGACAAAGAAACTGTTATGGTTTTACTTTAATGAATGGAACCGGGGAGAGTCCTCCCAGTTGATCTAAAAAAAATCATGTGAACACGCATCCACTTGTTTTTATTTTGGAATGGCATGAAAGCATAACTTAATAGTAATATTTTTCATGAGCAGGATACTCGTCTGTTCAGACGAAGAGGTCCTAGCAAGGAAATACCGAATCAGAATGAGGTATATGTTGCTCAAGATTGCACATTATATTCCATAGTAAAATAATTGGAATACTGTTGTGAAGTGTATGTTTTTCCATGAGTTAAAAGGGGAATCGATGCACCGGAGCTTAAGATGCCATACGGGAAGGAATCGAGGAATGCTTTGGTGAAGCTCATTGGTGGGAAAAGAACCACAATTCATGTGTATTGTCAGGACCAGTTTGAGCGCTACGTTGGCGACATTTATTGCAATAACGTGTTCATCCAGGTGAAACAGGAAATGATGACATGCCTTTGGTCAATTTTATTGCTTTAATTCTGATGAAAGCGACTGTGTGTCTGCATTTGTGTGAGTGCTTCAGGAGAAAATGCTGAAGAATGGTCATGCATGGCATTTCACGACTTACGACAAACGCCCGGAGTTTGCTAAAGTAAGAAAAAATATATTAGAAATATATTATGCCCTTCCTTACATTATATGCCGGCTGAGAGATCTTGACTTGCTCTGTGATGGACGGTGCAGTGGGAGAGAGAGGCAAGAGCTGCCAACCTAGGGCTTTTTGCATCACTGAACCCTGAGAAGCCGTGGGATTGGAGAAGAGAGCGACGGAATGGCGGTATTCCAGCCTACTAATGTCTCCATCCATCCATGTCTCAGAATTGGTGTGTATAGTTTGGTAACTAGGATCTATCTTGAACAGCATCAGCATGCTGCAAATACAATATGTATATTATGCAAGTGCTTTGTCCAGAAGTGCAGTATGCCATACCTGATGAGTATGCAGATATGAACTGTGAGGAGCAAGCGCCAATATATTGTTCCACGCTACTTTGCTACCTCCTCCTGCTCGACAGCATGTCTCCCTGAAGTGGTCAGGACAATCACATGAAGATGTGCAAGTAGCTATATATCGAGTGCTGTTTGTTTTGCACATGTTAgcatttgaaatatatatggaaCTATTGGTGCCAACAATGACTATTATTGAATAGCATCAATTAGGACCCAGCAACAACATCAAACTCAAGACACCTGAATGAATCACAAGCCTCAGTTTCCTTCCTTAGTGGCCTCTTAAAAATCCTCGCAAAAAAgagaacagaaaataaaaactatCTGGCAAGCATACAATTGACTGATGTCAAGCAAGGGCTAGCTATCCTCACTCCATACAAGTGCAAATTGTATCTCTCTATGCTAGCTGCATAGCCACCTGTATATACTCAGGTTTCACTTCTTCCAAGATCAACACATTCTAAACACTACAAGGCTACCACATTCAGTTCATTCTGTGAACATAGAGTTGGATGAATATGATCTGAAATCGTTGCTGCCATATCCACAAAACAATTCTTTGTCTCAAGGTCCTTGTTGTTTTGCAGCAGTGAAGCATTTCCTGGTGGCTCCTGGTTTGCACAGCTTCCTCGTTCTGCTGCAGCGTTGTTCCATGGGCCCCCCCTCCATGTCAGCAGTTTCTACATTAGGTTGCACCGGCTCTGTGAATCATGCTTCTTGGTTCTAGCTGCCCTGAAATGGCGTGCCATCGCAGTCTCACCTAGTTGCTCCTGGTTTATACATCCAACTTCCTCATTCGGTTGCACCATTCCAGAATCTCTGGGCGGCTCCCGTTCTACTCTTCTAGCTTCTTTACCATGTTGCAGCATTACAGTGTCACTGCCTGGTACCTGTTCTACTCTTCTAGCTCCGTTATCAGGTTGCAGCATTGCAGTGCCACTGCCTTGCACCTGTTCTACTCTTCTATCTTCCTGATAGGGATTCAGCATTGCAATGTCTGGCTCTAGCTCTGCTCTTCTAGCTTGCTTATCAGGCTTTGCAGTGTCTGAATCCAGCTCCGCTCTTCTAGGTTCCTTACCAGATTGCAGCATTACTGTGTCACCACTTGGTTCCTGTACTGATTTACTAGCATCATTATCATGTTTCATCATCACACTACTAACATCTCCAGCCGCTCTAGTTTCGTTCTTTTCCAAATCAACTGCTCTGTGTTTCCTGTTCAGGAATTTCCTCCTGTTCCATTTCCTCTTGAAACCACCTTTCTTCACCTCAAGTTGTTTGAGGGTTTCAATTGCATTTTTCTCTGCCTCACTGCTTTGCCGTTTGCCAGGAACCACAATATACTTTGTGGCACTACTTGCACGACCCTCTAATTGACCTGCACAAAATAATTTCACGCGTGATCCAGACCCCGCACACGGAAGGAAGAAATCAATACAATTTCAGCATCAAATGCAACAATTTGATAAGAAACGTGCCCCTAAAATAGGAAAAGAAAAATACCTTTGATTGCAAGAAGAGCAGTCCAGGCAGCTTTTATCTCTGCGTCTTTCTTTGACCTGCCTGCATGACCGATGTATTGCGTACCACCAATCTCTATGGTGCATGTATAAGGAGATTTGCCTGAAGCTTGCCTGGTCCAGGTATATGATGGAATTGACTGATTCATCTCCTGAGCATACTCTTGAAGAAGATTATTCCACAGGCCAGTTTGTTGCTGGAAAGCATACTAATAAGCGTAAGAAAAAAAGCGGACAAATCATGGGAATAGACTAGAATATTATTCTAATTTAGTCATCTTAACTCACAAGCATTGGCTGTGGTTTTCAAATTTGGGCAATATGAGTTTCGCAGGCACATATACTATTAGGGAATCAGGGGGTCACCGTGTCAGGACCACGAAGCAGATTTCTGATAGTTCCACATTATTACAGATTGAATCGAAGAAAACAATGTTGCAGGCATTTTTATATAATTCCAGGAATGTAGAAGGGAGCAGAAAAAAAGGTGACTTTTGCTACATAATTGAGATATTGTCTTCTTCCCAGGTAGTCAGGATCAAGAATGCTGATCATCACCATCCACATACATGCTTATATGGAGATTCTACAGACTGACAGGCAAAATCAGGGATGCTGAATCAAGAGATGAGTTTAAGCCTTACATCTGCTGGGATTCTCTTAGTGGTTGGGATGGATTCGAGAATTTCCATGAGCGCGGCTTCAGCAGCCGACTGTTCCGCGGCCTTCCGGTTGAAAAATCCGGGCAGCGAGTCGTACTTGGCGCCGTCGATTGCCACCGTGGACCTGAAGACGGGCCCGTGGGCAGGCCCCTCCTTCACCGTTTGATATTCTGGAGCTGGGAGATCGGCTTTCTCCGCGTACTCCTGCAGCCAGCTCTTGAAGGCGTAGCATTTCGGAAGCCCTGAAGCTGTGAAGGCGCACCAAAACTCAGAACCAGGGCGAGGAAACGACCTGTAGCGAGATGGTACAGGAGCAGCCGAGCAGTAGAGAAAGTCTTACTGATTCCGCCGGCGTTGGGCGCAGTCGTGGACTCCGGCGGCGCCGCCATTCCAGCGTCCGTACTGACAGAGCCGCCGCCTCGTGCGAATGCTGggttttttgttttgtgtgtgtgaccCGGCAGGAGCGCACGTTACAATTCTGAGAAAACAAAGAGTAAAATAGGCAGAATAGCCACGGAAATGCATTTTGGCTCGTAGGCGTAGAGCCGTAGATACACCCATTATATACAAAttatattttgaaatgttaaaAAATCTGGAAGAAAATCTAGGTCTACATCCGTGTATTCAAATATCTGCACACAAAGTTTTGCGAAAAAATGACATTTTTTTGACTCatgtaaaataaataaatattggTGCTCTAAAATGGATTTTCAGGAGATATTTATTTGTCTTTTTACACAGCTCAGAAAAAATGTCCTTTCTCCACAAATTTTTGTGTACTAACTACTAACATAGTTTGTCCGGATGTACGTTCAGGATTTTTTTTCCAGATTTTTTAAACATTTTTATGTACATTTAAAATTCATTTTTTTAATAGGTGCATTTGGAACTACGAGGCAAAACACCATGTCCAGTTAGCCGGTACAACTTTGTCATTCGGATTTCGGAGACTTCATATTTTTATTGATGGTTTTGATCATGCGGTGCAATACATACACTTAGTCCTCCTTAAATCAGATTGCTTTAAAGCACATTGCAGTATTTTGCACAACTGGCTTTGACAATGTTTCAATTTTTTCGGCAACAACAAATTAATCCTGCAAAACCAGGCCGGTCTAGCACTTCGTCCACGTTCATAGCCAGTTTGTTCGCAAAAATTCATGCATTCGTCAAGATGGCAGGGAATTGTTCCACTATAGCCGCAAAACTCGGTCCATTCGAGAATGCCTATACCATAAAAAAGAGATAAAACATAGTTAACAAATTGGACAAAACATCACTTCAAAGTGAAACACTGATTTCAAACTGCAAACACACATgtaaaaactaaaataaatagaggtTTAAATCAAGAGAGGCACATACCTTTGTGGTCTTTGGATGAATGACACAATATGAAAGTGAAAGATACGATCACGAGAGCCCCCAAGCATATACTGCTTGCGGTGTTCTTTATAGAAACCATGAGGAGAAGATATTCTTTTCCACTTCCTATGTTTGTGTTTGGCCGTTGCTACGTCTCTCTTAACCTTGTCTTTGTATGGAGACCTTATGATAACTCTCAATCAATCACTTCCTTCTTTTAGTATATATTCTGCATTAATGATTTCTTCATACTCCTGAGAAACATTATGCGCTTTTATATAGTGAGACATTATGAATATTTATCAGGCATTAAAACGATCCACATATACtttctccgattcatattacttgttgcTAGTATGAATGTATACAGAACTAAATTATTGTCTAGATATATTCATATTAGATAgaattaatatggatcggagaGAGTACATTTTATTAGTCAATCATGTACCTAGGGGATACATGCCCAATACTATGGGCTCAGACGGTGAAGGAGAGAGCTAGAAATCGGGAGGGCCCAAGACAGTATGATAGGTGTTTTTGGATACCCGAAACCCCGCTCGGGAGGGTCCCTGTTAGAGTGTGTGGCGGCTATGAGCTGCCCAAGGTTGATTCCCTCACCCCTAGAAACTCTTGGATTCACCGTCTTCCAACTTGAAAAACGAATAAGAACGAGAATCAAGATACATAGGAGAGGGATAAAAATATACATGAACACAAAAAGTAGTAGACTGATTATGCCATTGGTGTTGATTCAATCGTACATCACCTctcaggctggtcatagtggggagtaacttagactagtaatatatGCTATGTTACTAGtttaggttactaccttcatagtgggtagtaacttatacgtggtgtcatgcattgtatcatttattatgttgtagattcATCTTGCtttgaggtgtgtgatgttatggtaacatagctagttaccatctCACTCTCTTTGTTCATTTAttagcatgccatgtcaccaaaatgtattgagatgtgtgatgtcactagctatgttactcccactatgagcagtctcatGTGTATATGAGGTGGTTGGACTTCCTGTGCAAAAAATGACTAGAAAACCCTTTCCAACAAATATTtccttatgcaataaaatggcaaACAACCATGTCGAAATCCCTAAATCCAGCCAAATTCGGATAAGGAGTCATGTATGCATAAACAAGCTCGGACAGCCCGCGCAAAACAATAGGGTCGCAGACAAACTGCGGGTAGAAGGTCGACAGTCCGCAGTTGCTTATGTCCTGCTGCTTGTTTTGCTTCTTGAGATTGACCTAAGATTGAGATGATAAAAAAAAGCAAACTTGTTTGTCTCAAAGAGGTTCACAACTTTTATGCTCAACAATTTTCCACTGGAAGTCATCTCGTCGTAACTCTATGTTGATATTCTTGGAGAGGGCTATCTAATGGTGAACTTTAATCTTCAATTTGATTCCATTAAACTTTAATCTACAGACTGACAAAGCAAAACCAGGAATGCTGAATCAACGGGAGAGTTTAAGCTTTACATGTGCTTTTTGGAGCCTCGGATTTTTTCGATAAGgggcgctttattactcaaaaagttttaagcaatacacccagcctctgcataactaagatgcacacagccgttctaAGAGTTTAGGATCCATCAAAAAATGATACAATAAAAGATAAAAGCCAACTACGTACGAGTTTTCCTCCGaatatgcagccacccatgttgggaaataaactccgtagccgtgttctccaatcgtgtagacacctccataaagaggtctcGATCCTCCAAGCGCTGAAGTGgtgaccatgaacggagcaaagccgtacaccggtagatgacctgcataagagaataatttttatcattaaaaaccttgtcatttctacatagccaaatcgATCATGCAACCCCAATCGCTCTTACTCTGATAATCGTTTTGTACCTAGAATCCACCCATTAAGAattaccaaaaatatttgcaatgctTGGAGCCTGGGATGGACTCGATAATTTCCATGAGCGCGGCTTCAGCAGCCGACTGTTCCGCGGCCTTCCGGTTGAAAAATCCGGGCAGCGAGTCGTACTTTGGCGCCGTcgattgccaccaccaccatggaCCTGAAGACGGGTTCGTGGCAGGCCCCTCCTCCAGCCAGTTTGTGAAGGCGTGGCATTTCACAAGCCCTGAAGATCAGGGCGAGGAACCAACCTGCCGCGACAGGACGCAGAAGCAGGGCAGAAAGTATTACTGATTTCGCCGGCGCGCAGTCTTACTGATTTTGTACGTGGGAGTGTGCGCGCGCATTGGCAAGCTGCACTTCCGAGAAGACCGGGAATGTAAACCAGCTGAGAAATAAGGCATCTCCAGAAATATTCCCCATTTCCTGACAAAACACAAAGTATTTGAAAAAAGAATTCCGTTACCAGCTGTTCCTTCTCAAAAAGAAATTCACTTACAACTCGACAGTCCTGATTTTACATTAGCAATGGCAGGACCAGATCACCAGATGCAGCAGGGGTTTTACCTTCACAAACTTCTGCAGAGACGTACAAAAAAGCTTACTTGGACAGTTGGACAAGTGTGACGGGCAGATCACACGTGTACTGATTATTGACACTTCCCTTTCctgatctcaaaaaaaaaaaaaaacacttccCTTTCCTTAACCAGAAGACCAGAACCAGTTTTCAACAAATGATAGGATGATAGGATCTGGTTTCCAAACACAGTTCCCTAAAGCCAACAACCTAGTCAATCTACAGTTACATAAATCTACCAGGACAGCTCTAACATGTTCCTTATTCGTCTTTCATGGCTGACTCATGCCTCCGTTTCTGCGCAACCTCGACGAGCAGAGTCAGCAGGGCTTCGCACACCTGCGACGTGTCTGCCTGATCTCCGGGCTCCTCGTTCATCGAAGAATACACCATCCACGCGTGGTCCAGCTTCCGCTCTGGTCGGACCGCCAGTGATCCAGGAACCTCGGCATCCTTCCTTGTCACAAGACCGTCGCTCTTCTCACCGTACCTTGCCACCAGCACCTGTGAGCATGCTGCTAGTGCAGCTGAAAGCGGCATCACGACCGGGATCCTCGCAGGGTTGCCGGCAGTGGCTGGGAGCTCCACGTGTGCGACATGAGAGAGGGCTGTCAGTACACTTGGGGTGATGCTTGCCTCTGTGTGGAATGATACGACTGGAACCTCGGGGGGCAACGGGTGCTGCGACAGAAATTCTTTCCTCCTTTCGTATGTCAGATCTTCCAGGGCCTGCAAATCACCCTGGAGAAACACTAACGATTATCATGAGAACTAAGATAACTGCCGTCCACTCTGTAGGCAGAGACATTGTGATGATTGCAATGATCGAGGTAAGTACCTTGAGGACTTTGGAAACCAAAATCTCCATAACTTTGCGTAACATGACATAGTCACCAAGTTGCCCCTCTCTCAGGATATCTGAAGCGACTGGGCTTCCTCCGTATGGGCTTTGAGCTATTACCAGACCTGCAACCTTGTCTTTCAGTTGTGGCCAGTAGAGTGACAGAGCTGCCGCTGAATCCACACCACCCTTGCTATGACCAAGAAGCAGCACACGTTTCCTTGATCCCCAGTATATTTCTTCAATGTATTCCTTTATCTCCCTTGCGTTTTTACTTACTGAAGACTGCAGGTAATTTTATATATTACTTGATGAAAACGGTATCAAGAGAAAAGCACAAATTAATAAAGGTAAGTACCTCACTGTGAATTTTGGCAATGTGACAAACCAGACCCATCTTAGAGAAGTATGCTTTTGTCTTCACAAAGTACAGTGGCCCATGGTTACTAAATAAACCTGTAAGAGTAACAAGATCTGTAACCGCAAAAGTTTGGTAAACTGCTTTTACTATCGAAGTAGCATTAGACTAACCTGGAACTAACAAATACACCACCGAATCAGGTAGCTTGTGCTCATTTTTTCTGGTGAGGAGTGAAATAAATAGTTAACATAAAGCTCATAACACAGCTATTAGGAAAAACATTCTTCACATATATAAAGCTGAGATTCGGTTTTTATTTGTGCTAACCTCACAGAGTCAAGAATCTCCAAAAATCTGGTCGTCCCATCCTCAGTTGAAGGTAAGCTTTGAATACGCTGGAGCCATCCAATATCATCTGCTGAACCACGTACAGTTTTCCGAGCACGGTCTACGAGACTGTATAGAAATATAAACGGTCCATTATTATACTTTGTCCAATTTAATCTAAAAGTTATGGTTTTCAATTAAAAATAGATATAAATGAAAAGTATAATATGCAAATGCCAGATCAATTATCTACCCTTGAAATAGTGAAGCTCCATTCTGAAAAACACCAAATGGTGCCATCTGCCCTGAGGTTTCCTGAGAGGTACTTCCACTGATATTTATTTCAGTGGTAGACAAGCTACTGCCATCCAACTCCGCAGAAGAAGTCTGAAGAGCAGGCCTGCCAGAAGTCGAGACAGGCGGAAGTATTGCTAGTTCTTGGCCTTCCTC
It includes:
- the LOC127294683 gene encoding double-stranded RNA-binding protein 8 isoform X2 codes for the protein MAAPPESTTAPNAGGITSGLPKCYAFKSWLQEYAEKADLPAPEYQTVKEGPAHGPVFRSTVAIDGAKYDSLPGFFNRKAAEQSAAEAALMEILESIPTTKRIPADQQTGLWNNLLQEYAQEMNQSIPSYTWTRQASGKSPYTCTIEIGGTQYIGHAGRSKKDAEIKAAWTALLAIKGQLEGRASSATKYIVVPGKRQSSEAEKNAIETLKQLEVKKGGFKRKWNRRKFLNRKHRAVDLEKNETRAAGDVSSVMMKHDNDASKSVQEPSGDTVMLQSGKEPRRAELDSDTAKPDKQARRAELEPDIAMLNPYQEDRRVEQVQGSGTAMLQPDNGARRVEQVPGSDTVMLQHGKEARRVEREPPRDSGMVQPNEEVGCINQEQLGETAMARHFRAARTKKHDSQSRCNLM
- the LOC127294683 gene encoding double-stranded RNA-binding protein 8 isoform X1, with amino-acid sequence MAAPPESTTAPNAGGITSGLPKCYAFKSWLQEYAEKADLPAPEYQTVKEGPAHGPVFRSTVAIDGAKYDSLPGFFNRKAAEQSAAEAALMEILESIPTTKRIPADYAFQQQTGLWNNLLQEYAQEMNQSIPSYTWTRQASGKSPYTCTIEIGGTQYIGHAGRSKKDAEIKAAWTALLAIKGQLEGRASSATKYIVVPGKRQSSEAEKNAIETLKQLEVKKGGFKRKWNRRKFLNRKHRAVDLEKNETRAAGDVSSVMMKHDNDASKSVQEPSGDTVMLQSGKEPRRAELDSDTAKPDKQARRAELEPDIAMLNPYQEDRRVEQVQGSGTAMLQPDNGARRVEQVPGSDTVMLQHGKEARRVEREPPRDSGMVQPNEEVGCINQEQLGETAMARHFRAARTKKHDSQSRCNLM
- the LOC127294682 gene encoding uncharacterized protein; this translates as MEPSAQGEPSTSASVDDSQSVNRAEDLQLFPTIPALNQAASNLAEIASYFTQCLPVPGYAGIPEEGQELAILPPVSTSGRPALQTSSAELDGSSLSTTEINISGSTSQETSGQMAPFGVFQNGASLFQGLVDRARKTVRGSADDIGWLQRIQSLPSTEDGTTRFLEILDSVRKNEHKLPDSVVYLLVPGLFSNHGPLYFVKTKAYFSKMGLVCHIAKIHSESSVSKNAREIKEYIEEIYWGSRKRVLLLGHSKGGVDSAAALSLYWPQLKDKVAGLVIAQSPYGGSPVASDILREGQLGDYVMLRKVMEILVSKVLKGDLQALEDLTYERRKEFLSQHPLPPEVPVVSFHTEASITPSVLTALSHVAHVELPATAGNPARIPVVMPLSAALAACSQVLVARYGEKSDGLVTRKDAEVPGSLAVRPERKLDHAWMVYSSMNEEPGDQADTSQVCEALLTLLVEVAQKRRHESAMKDE